Proteins encoded by one window of Azospirillum brasilense:
- a CDS encoding thioredoxin domain-containing protein, translated as MPANLLGRETSPYLLQHKDNPVHWMAWGRDAFERAKRENKPVLLSVGYAACHWCHVMAHESFENPEIAALMNELFVNIKVDREERPDVDQIYQSALAMLGQQGGWPLTMFLTPEAEPFWGGTYFPPASRYGRPGFPDVLRGVAETYRNKPENVTRNVAALKDALGKLAENRAAGEVDLAMLDQIADRLVREVDPFHGGIGHAPKFPQVPIFTLLWRAWLRTGKEPYREAVTNTLAHMSQGGIYDHLGGGFARYSVDEMWLVPHFEKMLYDNAQLLDLMTLVWQAEREPLFETRIRETVGWALREMIADGGGFAATQDADSEGEEGLFYIWNEEEIDRLLGSGGEVFKRAYGVTPQGNWEGATILNRLHRIEALDAETEATLAEQRAILWREREKRIKPGWDDKVLADWNGLMIAALAQAGMVFDEPEWIAAAQRAYAFVRDRMTEDGRLLHSWRAGQLKHRATLDDYAHMARAALALHEATGDAEPLEQARAWVRVLDAHFWDSQAGGYFYTADDADDLIVRTKSAGDAATPSGNGTMLAVLATLHHRTGEAAYRERADALAASFSGELSRNFFPLPTYLNAAELLQKALQIVIVGDPRASDTAALRRAVLDRPLPDRILSVLPPGTDLPAGHPAHGKGMQGGVATAYVCTGMTCSPPVTAPDALAAALTGR; from the coding sequence ATGCCCGCGAACCTGCTTGGCCGGGAGACCAGCCCCTACCTGCTCCAGCACAAGGACAACCCCGTCCATTGGATGGCCTGGGGCCGCGACGCCTTCGAACGGGCCAAGCGCGAGAACAAGCCGGTGCTGCTGTCGGTCGGCTACGCCGCCTGCCACTGGTGCCACGTGATGGCGCACGAGAGCTTCGAGAACCCGGAAATCGCCGCGCTGATGAACGAGCTGTTCGTCAACATCAAGGTGGACCGGGAGGAGCGGCCCGACGTCGACCAGATCTACCAGTCGGCCCTGGCCATGCTGGGGCAGCAGGGCGGCTGGCCGCTGACCATGTTCCTGACTCCGGAGGCCGAGCCCTTCTGGGGCGGCACCTACTTCCCGCCGGCCTCGCGCTACGGGCGCCCCGGCTTCCCCGACGTGCTGCGCGGCGTGGCCGAGACCTACCGCAACAAGCCGGAGAACGTGACCCGCAACGTCGCCGCGCTGAAGGACGCGCTGGGCAAGCTGGCCGAGAACCGGGCGGCGGGGGAGGTCGACCTCGCCATGCTCGACCAGATCGCCGACCGGCTGGTCCGCGAGGTCGATCCCTTCCACGGCGGCATCGGCCACGCCCCGAAATTTCCTCAGGTGCCGATCTTCACGCTGCTGTGGCGGGCCTGGCTGCGCACCGGCAAGGAACCCTACCGGGAGGCGGTCACCAACACGCTGGCCCATATGAGCCAGGGGGGCATCTACGACCATCTGGGCGGCGGCTTCGCCCGCTACTCGGTGGACGAGATGTGGCTGGTGCCGCATTTCGAGAAGATGCTCTACGACAACGCCCAGCTTCTCGACCTGATGACCCTGGTCTGGCAGGCGGAGCGGGAGCCGCTGTTCGAGACGCGCATCCGTGAAACGGTGGGCTGGGCGCTGCGCGAGATGATCGCCGATGGCGGCGGTTTCGCGGCGACCCAGGACGCCGACAGCGAGGGCGAGGAGGGACTCTTCTACATCTGGAACGAGGAGGAGATCGACCGTCTCCTCGGCTCCGGCGGGGAGGTCTTCAAGCGCGCCTACGGCGTCACGCCGCAGGGCAACTGGGAGGGGGCGACCATCCTCAACCGGCTGCACCGCATCGAGGCGCTGGACGCCGAGACCGAGGCGACGCTGGCCGAACAGCGGGCGATCCTCTGGCGGGAGCGCGAAAAGCGGATCAAGCCGGGCTGGGACGACAAGGTGCTGGCCGACTGGAACGGCCTGATGATCGCGGCCCTCGCCCAGGCCGGCATGGTCTTCGACGAGCCGGAATGGATCGCGGCCGCGCAACGCGCCTACGCCTTCGTCCGCGACCGCATGACCGAGGACGGGCGTCTGCTGCACAGCTGGCGGGCCGGGCAGCTCAAGCACCGGGCGACGCTCGACGACTACGCCCACATGGCGCGCGCAGCACTCGCCCTGCACGAGGCGACCGGCGACGCGGAGCCGCTGGAGCAGGCGCGGGCCTGGGTGCGGGTGCTCGACGCGCATTTCTGGGACTCCCAGGCCGGCGGCTACTTCTACACGGCGGACGACGCCGATGACCTGATCGTCCGCACCAAGTCGGCCGGCGATGCGGCGACGCCCAGCGGCAACGGCACCATGCTGGCCGTGCTGGCGACCCTGCACCACCGCACCGGCGAGGCCGCCTACCGGGAGCGGGCGGACGCCCTGGCCGCCTCCTTCTCCGGCGAGCTGAGCCGCAACTTCTTCCCGCTGCCGACCTATCTGAACGCGGCGGAGCTTCTCCAGAAGGCCCTGCAGATCGTCATCGTCGGCGACCCGCGGGCGTCGGACACCGCGGCGCTGCGCCGGGCGGTGCTCGACCGTCCGCTTCCCGACCGCATCCTCAGCGTCCTGCCGCCGGGGACGGATCTGCCCGCCGGGCACCCGGCCCACGGCAAGGGCATGCAGGGTGGGGTGGCGACCGCCTATGTCTGCACCGGCATGACCTGCTCCCCGCCGGTGACCGCGCCCGACGCGCTGGCCGCCGCCCTGACCGGGAGATGA
- the hemE gene encoding uroporphyrinogen decarboxylase: MLAALAGEARPRPPFWLMRQAGRYLPEYRELRAKAGSFLDMCYNPDHAVEVTLQPLRRYDMDAAILFSDILVVPHALGQSLAFLEGEGPKLDPVRSVEDLKRLSRDRFHERLEPVYETVRRLSRAIPAHTTLIGFAGAPWTIACYMVEGAGSKEYAHVKRWAYGDPAGFGALMDLLVEVTADYLCTQIEAGAEVVQLFDSWAGVLPAGEFHRWVIEPTRRIVELIKARHPAIPVIGFPRGAGLSYEAYVTGSGVDAVGLDTTVPVAWAAGNLQSRLPVQGNLDPIMLAAGGEALRTAASEILETLAGKPFVFNLGHGVIQTTPPDHVAELARLIKDWPNRG; this comes from the coding sequence ATGCTCGCAGCCCTCGCCGGCGAGGCGCGTCCGCGCCCGCCCTTCTGGCTGATGCGCCAGGCCGGCCGTTACCTGCCGGAATATCGGGAATTGCGCGCCAAGGCCGGCAGCTTCCTGGACATGTGCTACAACCCCGACCATGCGGTGGAGGTGACCCTGCAGCCGCTGCGCCGCTACGACATGGACGCGGCGATTCTGTTCTCCGACATCCTGGTGGTGCCGCACGCCCTGGGCCAGTCCCTGGCCTTCCTCGAGGGCGAGGGCCCGAAGCTGGACCCTGTGAGAAGCGTGGAAGACCTCAAGCGCCTGTCGCGCGACCGCTTCCACGAGCGGCTGGAGCCGGTCTACGAGACCGTCCGCCGCCTCTCCCGCGCGATTCCGGCGCACACCACGCTGATCGGCTTTGCCGGGGCGCCCTGGACGATCGCCTGCTACATGGTCGAAGGGGCGGGGTCCAAGGAGTACGCGCACGTCAAGCGCTGGGCCTACGGCGATCCCGCCGGGTTCGGCGCGCTGATGGATCTGCTGGTCGAGGTGACCGCCGACTATCTGTGCACCCAGATCGAGGCCGGGGCCGAGGTCGTGCAGCTGTTCGACAGCTGGGCGGGTGTCCTGCCGGCCGGCGAATTCCACCGCTGGGTGATCGAGCCGACGCGGCGGATCGTGGAACTCATCAAGGCGCGCCACCCTGCGATTCCGGTCATCGGTTTCCCGCGCGGTGCGGGCCTCTCCTATGAGGCTTACGTCACGGGCAGTGGGGTGGATGCGGTCGGGCTCGACACCACCGTCCCGGTGGCTTGGGCGGCCGGGAATCTGCAATCCAGATTGCCGGTGCAGGGCAACCTCGACCCGATCATGCTCGCCGCCGGTGGCGAGGCCCTGCGCACCGCCGCGTCGGAGATTCTGGAGACGCTCGCCGGCAAGCCCTTCGTCTTCAACCTGGGCCACGGCGTGATCCAGACAACGCCGCCGGACCATGTCGCCGAGCTGGCCCGTCTGATCAAGGATTGGCCGAACCGCGGCTAA
- a CDS encoding quinone oxidoreductase family protein — translation MVHAIRIHDYGGPEALRWDEIEVGDPGPGQVRLRQTAVGLNYIDTYHRSGAYKLPQLPAIIGTEGAGVVEAVGPDVTTLKPGDRVGYAPLIGAYAESRLAPADRLIPLPSWIEDRQAAAMLLQGMTAQFLLRSTYAVQPGDTILVQAAAGGVGQILCQWAKHLGATVIGTVSSDEKAELARAAGCDHPIVYTRENFVNRVKDLTDGQGVPVVYDGVGKTTFMDSLDCLRTRGFMVLFGAASGPVPPLDLQVLAAKGSLYVTRPTLFSYVAKRDDLMASAADLFEVVHSGGVTINVGQTFALRDAAEAHRALESRATTGSTVLLP, via the coding sequence ATGGTTCACGCGATCCGCATCCACGACTACGGCGGACCCGAAGCGCTGCGCTGGGACGAGATCGAGGTGGGCGACCCCGGCCCCGGTCAGGTGCGCCTGCGCCAGACCGCCGTCGGGCTGAACTACATCGACACTTATCACCGCTCCGGCGCCTACAAGCTGCCGCAGCTTCCCGCCATCATCGGGACCGAGGGCGCCGGCGTGGTCGAGGCCGTGGGGCCGGACGTGACGACGCTGAAGCCCGGCGACCGGGTGGGTTACGCGCCGCTGATCGGCGCCTACGCCGAATCCCGCCTCGCCCCCGCCGACCGGCTGATCCCGCTGCCGAGCTGGATCGAGGACCGGCAGGCCGCCGCCATGCTGCTCCAGGGCATGACCGCGCAGTTCCTCCTGCGCTCCACCTACGCGGTGCAGCCGGGCGACACCATTCTGGTCCAGGCCGCCGCGGGCGGCGTCGGCCAGATCCTCTGCCAGTGGGCGAAGCATCTGGGCGCCACCGTGATCGGCACGGTCAGCAGCGACGAGAAGGCGGAGCTGGCCCGTGCCGCCGGCTGCGACCATCCCATCGTCTACACGCGCGAGAACTTCGTGAACCGCGTGAAGGATCTGACGGACGGGCAGGGCGTGCCGGTGGTCTATGACGGCGTCGGCAAGACGACCTTCATGGACAGCCTTGACTGCCTGCGGACGCGCGGCTTCATGGTGCTGTTCGGCGCGGCGTCCGGCCCGGTCCCGCCTCTGGACCTCCAGGTCCTGGCTGCCAAGGGCTCGCTCTACGTCACGCGCCCGACCCTGTTCAGCTACGTCGCCAAGCGCGACGACCTGATGGCCAGCGCCGCCGACCTGTTCGAGGTGGTGCATTCCGGCGGGGTGACGATCAACGTCGGCCAGACCTTCGCGTTGCGCGACGCGGCGGAGGCCCACCGGGCGCTGGAGTCCCGCGCCACGACCGGGTCCACGGTGCTGCTGCCGTAA
- the dnaQ gene encoding DNA polymerase III subunit epsilon, which translates to MREIVLDTETTGFKPEEGHRLIEIGCVELHNHVATGKTFHCYVNPERDVPPDAVAVHGLTTEFLSDKPLFNDVVAEFVAFIGDAPLVIHNAAFDMHFLNWELRIAGYPVMPKDRAIDTLLMARQKFPGAPATLDALCKRFGVDNSSRTYHGALLDAQLLAEVYLELRGGRQAGLALASGPAAGGPAAIRIDRPYRAPRAHAPSEEELAAHAELLKKLKNPLWAAE; encoded by the coding sequence ATGCGTGAGATCGTCCTCGATACGGAAACGACCGGCTTCAAGCCCGAGGAAGGGCACCGGCTGATCGAAATCGGCTGCGTCGAGCTGCACAACCACGTCGCCACCGGCAAGACCTTCCACTGCTACGTCAACCCGGAGCGCGACGTGCCGCCGGACGCCGTGGCGGTGCACGGGCTGACGACGGAGTTCCTGTCGGACAAGCCGCTGTTCAACGACGTGGTGGCGGAGTTCGTGGCCTTCATCGGCGACGCGCCGCTGGTGATCCACAACGCGGCCTTCGACATGCACTTCCTGAACTGGGAGCTGCGGATCGCCGGCTATCCGGTGATGCCGAAGGACCGGGCCATCGACACGCTGCTGATGGCGCGGCAGAAGTTCCCCGGCGCGCCGGCCACCCTGGACGCGCTCTGCAAGCGCTTCGGCGTGGACAATTCCAGCCGCACCTACCACGGCGCGCTCCTCGATGCCCAGCTTCTGGCCGAAGTGTATCTGGAGCTGCGCGGCGGGCGTCAGGCCGGTCTGGCGCTGGCCTCCGGCCCGGCGGCAGGCGGTCCCGCGGCGATCCGCATCGACCGCCCCTACCGCGCCCCGCGCGCCCACGCGCCGAGCGAGGAGGAATTGGCGGCCCATGCGGAGCTTCTGAAGAAGCTGAAGAACCCGCTCTGGGCCGCCGAATGA
- a CDS encoding DUF6489 family protein: MKITIDIDCTSEEARHFLGLPDVKPMQDAMMQEIQDRMQASLLAMDPETMMKTWLPAGIQGMEQLQKMFWSQMAAAMGQDGRK, translated from the coding sequence ATGAAGATCACCATCGACATCGACTGCACATCCGAGGAGGCGCGCCACTTCCTGGGCCTTCCCGACGTCAAGCCCATGCAGGACGCCATGATGCAGGAGATCCAGGACCGCATGCAGGCCTCCCTGCTCGCCATGGATCCCGAGACGATGATGAAGACGTGGCTGCCGGCGGGAATTCAGGGCATGGAGCAGCTTCAGAAAATGTTTTGGTCCCAGATGGCCGCCGCCATGGGACAGGATGGACGCAAGTGA
- a CDS encoding methylated-DNA--[protein]-cysteine S-methyltransferase, with product MTTTGSLTVDSPLGLLTLTSANGAVLALDWGRLGDDRPDPVLEEAARQLRDYFAGTRLEFDLPLAPRGTAFRQKVWAAMRAIPYGGVLTYGDVARMLETAPRAVGGACGANPIPVIIPCHRIVGGGGAPGGYSGLGGLRTKDWLLRHERRYRVTADQAGDTLELQLL from the coding sequence ATGACGACGACCGGCAGCCTGACCGTCGACAGCCCGCTGGGCCTGCTGACCCTGACCAGCGCGAACGGTGCCGTCCTGGCGCTCGACTGGGGACGGCTGGGCGACGACCGGCCGGACCCCGTGCTGGAGGAGGCGGCGCGCCAGCTCCGCGACTATTTCGCCGGGACGCGGTTGGAGTTCGACCTGCCGCTGGCCCCCCGCGGGACCGCCTTCCGGCAGAAGGTCTGGGCGGCGATGCGGGCCATTCCCTACGGCGGCGTCCTGACCTACGGCGACGTCGCGCGGATGCTGGAAACGGCGCCGCGCGCCGTCGGCGGGGCCTGCGGGGCGAATCCGATCCCGGTGATCATTCCCTGCCACCGCATCGTCGGGGGCGGCGGCGCGCCCGGCGGCTATTCCGGCCTGGGCGGCCTGCGGACCAAGGACTGGCTGCTCCGCCATGAGCGGCGGTACCGGGTGACAGCGGACCAGGCCGGCGATACGCTGGAGCTTCAGCTTCTATAA
- the mnmE gene encoding tRNA uridine-5-carboxymethylaminomethyl(34) synthesis GTPase MnmE, protein MIPTIFALATAPGRAGVAVVRVSGPASGDALAALTGKSLPKPRMATLVRLRDPKTGEALDDALVLRFTAPRSFTGEDVVELHLHGGRAVVAGVVEALSALPGLRVAEPGEFTRRAFENGKLDLTEAEAVADLVDAETSAQRRQALRQMEGALGKLYDGWRERLTRSLAHIEADIDFPDEDLPSGVSDAARPVLDALAAEIDAHLDDRGRGERLREGLHIAIVGAPNAGKSSLLNALARREAAIVSARAGTTRDVIEVHLDLGGYPVVLADTAGLREAAADEVEEEGIRRALDRAARADVKVAVFDATALPTLDPATVALLDKDTVVVLNKTDVVDAAVPTVGGWEAVAVSARTGAGLPELERRLTAFTADRLAGSGAPALTRARHRSALEGCRDALRRALTAPLPELMAEDVRLASRALGRITGRVDVEDLLDVIFRDFCIGK, encoded by the coding sequence ATGATCCCGACGATCTTTGCCCTCGCCACCGCCCCCGGCCGCGCCGGTGTGGCGGTGGTTCGCGTTTCGGGCCCGGCCTCCGGCGACGCGCTCGCTGCCCTGACCGGCAAGTCCCTGCCCAAACCCCGCATGGCCACGCTCGTCCGGCTGCGCGATCCCAAGACCGGGGAGGCGCTGGACGACGCCCTGGTGCTGCGCTTCACCGCCCCCCGCAGCTTCACCGGCGAGGACGTGGTCGAGCTGCACCTGCATGGCGGGCGCGCCGTGGTCGCCGGCGTTGTGGAGGCGCTCTCCGCCCTGCCCGGCCTGCGCGTCGCCGAACCCGGCGAGTTCACCCGTCGCGCCTTCGAGAACGGCAAGCTCGACCTGACCGAGGCCGAGGCGGTGGCCGATCTGGTGGACGCCGAAACCTCCGCCCAGCGCCGTCAGGCCCTGCGACAGATGGAGGGCGCGCTCGGCAAACTCTACGACGGCTGGCGCGAGAGGCTGACCCGGTCGCTGGCCCACATCGAGGCCGACATCGACTTCCCCGACGAGGATCTGCCGTCCGGTGTGTCGGACGCCGCGCGTCCCGTGCTGGACGCCTTGGCCGCCGAGATCGACGCCCATCTCGACGACCGTGGCCGCGGGGAACGGCTGCGCGAGGGTCTGCACATCGCCATCGTCGGCGCGCCCAACGCCGGCAAGTCGAGCCTGCTGAACGCCCTTGCCCGCCGCGAGGCCGCCATCGTCTCGGCCCGCGCCGGCACCACCCGCGACGTGATCGAAGTCCATCTCGACCTCGGTGGCTACCCGGTGGTGCTGGCCGACACGGCGGGCCTGCGCGAGGCGGCCGCCGACGAGGTCGAGGAGGAAGGCATCCGCCGTGCGCTCGACCGGGCTGCGCGTGCCGACGTGAAGGTCGCCGTGTTCGACGCCACCGCCCTGCCCACGCTGGACCCGGCGACGGTCGCCCTGCTCGACAAGGACACGGTGGTGGTGCTGAACAAGACAGACGTTGTCGATGCCGCGGTGCCGACGGTCGGCGGTTGGGAGGCCGTTGCGGTCTCCGCCCGGACCGGTGCCGGCCTGCCCGAGTTGGAGCGGCGTTTGACGGCGTTTACCGCCGACCGGCTGGCTGGCAGCGGCGCCCCGGCGCTGACCCGTGCGCGGCACCGCTCCGCCTTGGAGGGGTGCCGGGATGCCCTGCGCCGCGCCTTGACCGCCCCCCTGCCGGAGCTGATGGCCGAGGATGTGCGACTGGCGAGCCGCGCCCTCGGCCGCATCACCGGGCGTGTCGATGTCGAAGATTTGCTGGATGTGATCTTCCGGGATTTCTGCATCGGCAAGTGA
- a CDS encoding shikimate dehydrogenase codes for MTISGKAKLAGVFGWPISHSRSPRLHGYWLEQYGIDGAYVPLAVPPDRIEQAIRALPALGFRGCNVTVPHKEAAYRTVDRLDATAKRMGAVNTIVVGEDGSLEGRNTDGFGFIENLRSGAPGWSAADGPALVIGAGGAARAVVASLLDEGAPRVWLVNRTRARAEELAADIGGAIEVADWVSRETLLEGAALVVNTTTQGMAGQPPLELDLRALPGSAVVTDIVYTPLMTPLLAAAQARGNRVVDGVGMLLHQARPGFAAWFGREPEVTEGLKTAVLQG; via the coding sequence ATGACGATCAGCGGCAAGGCGAAGCTGGCCGGGGTGTTTGGCTGGCCGATCAGCCATTCGCGCTCGCCCCGGCTGCACGGCTATTGGCTGGAGCAGTACGGCATCGACGGCGCCTATGTGCCGCTGGCCGTGCCGCCCGACCGCATCGAGCAGGCCATCCGGGCCCTGCCCGCGCTCGGCTTCCGCGGCTGCAATGTGACGGTGCCGCACAAGGAGGCCGCCTACCGCACGGTCGACCGGCTGGACGCCACCGCCAAGCGGATGGGCGCCGTCAACACCATCGTGGTCGGCGAGGACGGGTCGCTGGAGGGCCGCAACACCGATGGCTTCGGATTCATTGAGAATTTGAGGAGCGGCGCGCCGGGCTGGTCCGCCGCGGACGGTCCGGCGCTGGTCATCGGGGCCGGCGGTGCGGCACGCGCCGTCGTCGCCTCGCTCCTCGACGAGGGCGCGCCACGGGTCTGGCTGGTCAACCGCACACGGGCCCGGGCGGAGGAGCTGGCCGCCGACATCGGCGGCGCCATCGAGGTTGCCGATTGGGTTTCACGTGAAACCCTCCTCGAAGGGGCGGCGCTGGTGGTGAACACGACGACGCAGGGCATGGCGGGCCAGCCGCCTCTGGAGCTGGACCTGCGTGCCCTGCCCGGTTCGGCGGTCGTCACCGACATCGTCTACACGCCCCTGATGACTCCGCTGCTGGCCGCGGCGCAGGCCCGCGGCAACCGGGTGGTGGACGGCGTCGGCATGCTGCTCCATCAGGCCCGCCCCGGCTTCGCCGCCTGGTTCGGCCGGGAGCCGGAGGTGACCGAGGGGCTGAAGACGGCTGTTCTCCAGGGCTGA
- a CDS encoding (2Fe-2S) ferredoxin domain-containing protein, which produces MTDPKPYFEAHVFSCTNRRPDGHKRGSCAARGSEKLRDYMKARARELGLDGRVRINAAGCLDRCELGPVLVVYPEGVWYTYRSFADVDAILETHLIGGGRVERLMLKPEQKELLPEQVG; this is translated from the coding sequence GTGACCGATCCGAAGCCCTACTTCGAAGCCCATGTTTTCTCCTGCACCAACCGCCGCCCCGACGGACACAAGCGCGGCTCCTGCGCCGCCCGGGGTTCCGAAAAACTCCGCGACTACATGAAGGCGCGAGCCCGCGAGCTGGGCCTGGACGGCCGGGTGCGCATCAACGCCGCCGGCTGCCTGGACCGGTGCGAACTGGGGCCGGTGCTGGTCGTCTATCCGGAGGGCGTCTGGTACACCTACCGCTCCTTCGCCGATGTGGACGCGATCCTGGAGACGCACCTGATCGGCGGTGGCCGTGTGGAACGGCTCATGCTGAAGCCGGAACAAAAAGAATTGCTGCCGGAACAGGTCGGCTGA
- a CDS encoding Maf family protein produces the protein MSGAAPRVVLASGSRTRAEMLERAGVRVALAPAAVDEEEIKLAARAEGAPVEDVAEALAELKAQRVTRKHPGALVIGADQMLECEGRWFDKPADRDAARAQLQDLRGKTHRLVSCAVVIRDGERLWHHVDRARLAMRPFSDAFLDSYLNAAGDDVLGSVGAYHLEGMGAQLFHRVDGDFFTILGLPLLPLLGFLRVHGVIAE, from the coding sequence GTGAGCGGAGCGGCTCCCAGGGTCGTCCTCGCCTCCGGCTCCCGCACGCGGGCGGAGATGCTGGAGCGCGCCGGGGTGCGCGTCGCGCTCGCCCCCGCCGCGGTGGACGAGGAGGAGATCAAGCTGGCCGCCCGCGCCGAAGGCGCGCCGGTCGAGGATGTCGCCGAGGCTCTGGCCGAGCTGAAGGCGCAGCGCGTCACCCGCAAGCATCCCGGCGCCCTGGTGATCGGCGCCGACCAGATGCTGGAGTGCGAGGGCCGCTGGTTCGACAAGCCGGCCGACCGCGACGCCGCGCGGGCCCAGCTTCAGGACCTGCGCGGCAAGACGCACCGGTTGGTGAGCTGCGCCGTGGTGATCCGCGACGGCGAGCGGCTGTGGCACCATGTCGACCGCGCCCGCCTGGCCATGCGTCCCTTCAGCGACGCCTTTCTGGACTCCTACCTGAACGCGGCGGGCGACGACGTTCTGGGGTCGGTCGGCGCCTATCACTTGGAAGGGATGGGTGCGCAACTCTTCCACCGGGTGGACGGCGACTTCTTCACGATCCTCGGGCTGCCGCTGCTGCCGCTGCTCGGGTTCCTGCGGGTGCATGGGGTGATTGCGGAATGA
- a CDS encoding pyruvate, water dikinase regulatory protein produces MRQFHLHLVSDATGETINSVARACVIQFDDVRPVEHFWNLVRTERQLDMVLEGVQENRGLVMFTLVDEKLRRRLQDFCREVQVPCIPVLDPLINALAAFLGVESQRQPGRQHALDAEYFGRMDAMDFALAHDDGQSSWDLHEADVILMGVSRTSKTPTCIYLANRGIKAANIPIVPGCPMPPEIEKLTRPLVVGLTKDPDRLVQIRRNRLKLLNQNESSTYVDPEVVRAEVTDARRMFTRRGWPVIDVSRRSIEETAAEIMMLLARRQSGGLPGVVPGVVPEGPVT; encoded by the coding sequence ATGAGACAGTTCCACCTGCATCTTGTGTCGGACGCGACCGGCGAGACGATCAACAGCGTCGCCCGCGCCTGCGTCATCCAGTTCGACGATGTTCGCCCGGTCGAGCATTTCTGGAATCTCGTGCGGACCGAGCGTCAGCTCGACATGGTTCTGGAGGGCGTCCAGGAGAATCGCGGCCTCGTCATGTTCACGCTGGTCGACGAGAAGCTGCGCCGCCGCCTCCAGGACTTCTGCCGCGAGGTGCAGGTCCCCTGCATCCCGGTGCTCGACCCGCTGATCAACGCGCTGGCCGCCTTCCTCGGCGTGGAATCGCAGCGTCAGCCCGGCCGCCAGCACGCCTTGGACGCCGAGTATTTCGGGCGCATGGACGCCATGGACTTCGCGCTGGCCCACGACGACGGCCAGTCGAGCTGGGACCTGCACGAGGCCGACGTGATCCTGATGGGCGTGTCGCGCACGTCGAAGACGCCGACCTGCATCTATCTGGCGAACCGCGGTATCAAGGCGGCGAACATCCCGATCGTTCCCGGATGCCCGATGCCGCCGGAGATCGAGAAGCTGACCCGGCCGCTGGTCGTCGGCCTGACCAAGGACCCCGACCGTCTGGTGCAGATCCGCCGCAACCGGCTGAAGCTGCTGAACCAGAACGAGTCCTCGACTTACGTCGATCCCGAGGTGGTGCGCGCCGAGGTTACCGACGCCCGGCGCATGTTCACCCGGCGCGGCTGGCCGGTGATCGACGTGTCGCGCCGCTCCATCGAGGAGACGGCGGCGGAGATCATGATGCTGCTCGCCCGCCGCCAGTCCGGCGGCCTGCCCGGCGTCGTTCCAGGCGTCGTTCCCGAGGGGCCGGTGACGTGA
- the coaE gene encoding dephospho-CoA kinase (Dephospho-CoA kinase (CoaE) performs the final step in coenzyme A biosynthesis.), whose protein sequence is MIVLGLTGSIGMGKSTAARMLKRMGAPVCDSDAVVHGLLGRHGAAVPAIDAAFPGVVVAGAVDRRALGAAVFGNPAALKRLEAILHPAVQAAQRRFLRQAARRRVRVAVLDIPLLFETGGERKVDRTVVVTAPFLVQKSRVLARPGMTPEKFAAILARQMPDAEKRRRADHVVNTGDGRRATRRALRNILADVKRRRGRQWPPRGYQPGQVVHA, encoded by the coding sequence ATGATCGTCTTGGGACTGACCGGCTCCATCGGCATGGGCAAGAGCACGGCGGCGCGCATGCTGAAGCGCATGGGCGCGCCGGTCTGCGACAGCGACGCGGTGGTGCATGGCCTGCTGGGGCGCCACGGCGCCGCGGTGCCAGCCATCGACGCGGCCTTCCCCGGCGTGGTCGTGGCGGGTGCGGTGGACCGGCGGGCTCTGGGCGCGGCGGTCTTCGGCAACCCGGCGGCGCTGAAGCGGCTGGAGGCGATCCTCCACCCGGCGGTGCAGGCGGCACAGCGGCGCTTCCTGAGGCAGGCGGCGCGTCGCCGCGTCCGCGTGGCGGTGCTCGACATCCCCCTGCTGTTCGAGACCGGCGGGGAGCGCAAGGTGGACCGCACCGTGGTGGTCACCGCCCCCTTCCTGGTGCAGAAGTCACGGGTGCTGGCGCGGCCGGGCATGACGCCGGAGAAGTTCGCCGCTATTCTGGCCCGGCAGATGCCCGACGCGGAGAAGCGGCGGCGCGCCGACCATGTCGTCAACACCGGCGACGGGCGGCGGGCCACCCGGCGGGCGCTGCGCAACATCCTCGCCGACGTGAAGCGGCGCCGCGGACGGCAATGGCCGCCGCGGGGATACCAGCCCGGACAGGTGGTTCATGCGTGA